Proteins encoded in a region of the Streptomyces violaceoruber genome:
- a CDS encoding alpha/beta fold hydrolase, translated as MDVRDRNHVTVTGRADGPVVMLAHGFGCDQNLWRLVTPILERDFTVVLFDHVGSGNSNLSAWDPERYGSLDGYVDDVLELCRELALGPVTFVGHSVSAMMGVLAAVREPEAFAGLVLLAPSPCFVDDPDTGYRGGFSAADIEELLDSLDANYLGWSGAMAPVIMGNPERPELGEELTNSFCRTDPDIARVFARVTFLSDNRADLAPVRVPTLVAQCSSDAIAPREVGAFVHAQIPASRLVTLNATGHCPQLSAPQETAAAIAAFAGGAD; from the coding sequence ATGGACGTGCGCGACAGGAACCACGTGACAGTGACCGGACGGGCCGACGGGCCGGTGGTGATGCTGGCGCACGGTTTCGGGTGTGACCAGAACCTGTGGCGTTTGGTCACACCGATACTCGAACGCGATTTCACCGTTGTCCTCTTCGATCACGTGGGCTCCGGAAACTCGAACCTGTCGGCGTGGGACCCGGAGCGCTACGGCTCACTCGACGGTTACGTCGACGACGTCCTGGAGCTGTGCCGGGAGCTGGCGCTGGGGCCCGTCACGTTCGTGGGACATTCGGTGAGCGCGATGATGGGCGTGCTGGCCGCCGTACGAGAGCCCGAGGCGTTCGCCGGGTTGGTGCTGCTCGCACCCTCGCCGTGCTTCGTCGACGACCCGGACACCGGCTACCGGGGTGGTTTCAGTGCCGCGGACATCGAGGAGCTGCTCGATTCCCTGGACGCGAACTATCTGGGCTGGTCGGGGGCGATGGCACCGGTGATCATGGGGAACCCCGAGCGGCCGGAACTGGGCGAGGAACTGACCAACAGCTTCTGCCGCACCGACCCGGACATCGCGCGCGTCTTCGCCCGGGTGACGTTCCTGTCCGACAACCGCGCCGACCTCGCCCCGGTGCGGGTGCCGACGCTGGTCGCACAGTGCTCCAGCGACGCGATCGCCCCACGGGAGGTGGGCGCGTTCGTCCACGCGCAGATACCGGCGAGCCGCTTGGTGACGCTGAACGCGACCGGGCACTGCCCCCAGCTCTCCGCACCGCAGGAGACCGCCGCGGCCATAGCCGCGTTCGCGGGTGGTGCGGATTGA
- a CDS encoding dihydrofolate reductase family protein: MDQLLRVQNFTVSRDGVAAGEDQSLERPFGHDVDPGQLFAWAGATANWPNRTEPGGTRGLDDYFTRDFSHHIGAEIMGRNKFGPQRGPWQDHEWQGWWGDEPPFRTPVFVLTHHARPSFTLSDTTFHFVDGDPATVLAQAREAARGKDVRLGGGVTTVREFLDAGLVDTLHVAVAPVTLGSGLRLWDSPEQLLDRYHMEVVPSPSGVTHHLFWRR; this comes from the coding sequence ATGGATCAGCTACTGCGCGTACAGAACTTCACCGTCTCGCGCGACGGCGTCGCCGCCGGCGAGGACCAGAGCCTGGAGCGGCCCTTCGGCCACGACGTCGATCCGGGGCAGCTCTTCGCCTGGGCCGGTGCCACGGCGAACTGGCCCAACCGCACCGAGCCGGGCGGCACCCGGGGCCTCGACGACTACTTCACCCGGGACTTCAGCCACCACATCGGCGCCGAGATCATGGGCCGCAACAAGTTCGGGCCCCAGCGCGGCCCGTGGCAGGACCACGAGTGGCAGGGCTGGTGGGGTGACGAGCCGCCGTTCCGGACGCCGGTGTTCGTCCTGACCCACCACGCGCGTCCGTCGTTCACGCTCTCCGACACCACGTTCCACTTCGTGGACGGTGATCCCGCCACCGTGCTCGCGCAGGCGCGGGAGGCCGCACGGGGCAAGGACGTCCGGCTCGGCGGCGGTGTGACCACCGTCCGGGAGTTCCTCGACGCCGGCCTCGTCGACACCCTGCACGTGGCCGTCGCGCCGGTGACGCTCGGGTCCGGGCTGCGCCTCTGGGACTCGCCCGAGCAACTGCTGGACCGCTACCACATGGAGGTCGTGCCCAGCCCGAGCGGCGTCACGCACCACCTCTTCTGGCGTCGGTGA
- a CDS encoding arsenate reductase ArsC: protein MPDKPSVLFVCVHNAGRSQMAAAWLTHLAGDRVEVRSAGSNPGENVNPAAVEAMREVGIDISAEVPKMLTVDAVKESDVCITMGCGDTCPVFPGKRYLDWQLADPAGQGVAAVRPIRDEIRVLVEGLIKEIAPRPQS, encoded by the coding sequence ATGCCCGACAAGCCTTCCGTGCTCTTCGTCTGCGTCCACAACGCCGGCCGCTCGCAGATGGCCGCCGCGTGGCTGACCCACCTGGCCGGGGACCGCGTCGAGGTCCGTTCCGCCGGCTCGAACCCGGGCGAGAACGTCAACCCCGCCGCCGTCGAGGCGATGCGCGAGGTCGGCATCGACATCTCCGCCGAGGTGCCGAAGATGCTGACCGTGGACGCGGTCAAGGAGTCCGACGTCTGCATCACCATGGGCTGCGGCGACACCTGCCCGGTCTTCCCCGGCAAGCGGTACCTGGACTGGCAGCTGGCGGACCCGGCCGGCCAGGGCGTCGCGGCCGTCCGCCCGATCCGCGACGAGATCAGGGTGCTGGTCGAGGGCCTGATCAAGGAGATCGCGCCGCGGCCGCAGTCCTGA
- a CDS encoding ArsR/SmtB family transcription factor, with amino-acid sequence MMTSVDTDLIRVLADPLRLRIVTLLARETLCTTHLVEETGARQTNLSNHLRVLREAGVVETEPCGRYTYYKLCPDVIASLAGRFAGLAESARTAAENKRACP; translated from the coding sequence ATGATGACGTCAGTCGACACTGACCTGATCCGGGTGCTGGCGGACCCGCTCAGGCTGCGGATCGTGACCCTGCTCGCACGGGAGACCCTGTGCACCACCCACCTCGTGGAGGAGACCGGCGCCCGGCAGACCAACCTCTCCAACCACCTGAGAGTGCTGCGCGAGGCCGGCGTCGTCGAGACCGAGCCGTGCGGCCGCTACACGTACTACAAGCTCTGCCCGGACGTCATCGCCTCGCTCGCCGGCCGGTTCGCCGGCCTGGCCGAGTCCGCCCGTACCGCCGCCGAGAACAAGAGGGCCTGTCCGTGA
- a CDS encoding DUF5994 family protein, producing MSTLAGPPSPVRVLADGGHDSATPSSRSGSVPLRPFTTYLCDGAWWPRRGILAAESPALISGLTERLGPVPRIVPDRAAGPPCETARAAMTGAVRTDDPGRSGRS from the coding sequence GTGAGCACATTGGCTGGTCCCCCGAGTCCGGTGCGTGTCCTGGCGGACGGCGGTCACGACTCGGCGACGCCCTCTTCGCGTTCCGGGTCAGTTCCGCTGCGGCCGTTCACGACGTACCTGTGCGACGGCGCGTGGTGGCCGCGTCGCGGGATTCTCGCCGCCGAGTCGCCCGCCCTGATCAGTGGGCTCACCGAGCGCCTCGGGCCGGTCCCCCGGATCGTCCCGGACCGGGCGGCCGGACCCCCCTGCGAGACGGCGCGGGCGGCGATGACCGGGGCGGTGCGTACCGATGACCCGGGCAGGTCCGGCAGATCCTGA
- a CDS encoding STAS domain-containing protein: MSKYLTVRVRTGTAGAVIELTGELDHHTAADVRDTLPGLGLQPGQQLVLDLAGLTFLDSTGLTVLIAARNHALATDATIALAAVPDRVSRIIRVLGLNQFFPTHPTAQDADTAWQSEQR; encoded by the coding sequence ATGAGCAAGTACCTGACCGTCCGCGTTCGCACCGGCACCGCCGGAGCGGTCATCGAACTGACCGGAGAACTGGACCATCACACCGCTGCCGACGTCCGGGACACGCTGCCGGGACTCGGGCTTCAGCCGGGCCAGCAACTCGTCCTGGACCTCGCGGGTCTCACGTTCCTCGACTCGACCGGCCTCACCGTCCTGATCGCCGCCCGCAACCACGCCCTGGCCACCGACGCGACGATCGCACTGGCCGCGGTCCCCGACCGCGTCAGCCGCATCATCCGAGTCCTCGGCCTCAACCAGTTCTTCCCGACCCATCCGACTGCCCAGGACGCGGACACCGCCTGGCAGAGCGAACAACGCTGA
- a CDS encoding DUF1707 SHOCT-like domain-containing protein: MTSLPEESPSLIGEDDREAAVRRLREAYAEGLIAHEVLDGHLHRVLSARTQSELASVVVSLPAEQPGSTATIAAAGGRIKRHGAWRVPRVLKVESAYGRVRLDLSRAVIEHPVVDIELRLGTGGAGITVPRDAVVDVEGLSTGWKDLRYKVPRRSRPGGPTIRISGAMGYGRLKIRHARR; encoded by the coding sequence GTGACCTCCTTACCGGAAGAATCGCCGTCGCTGATCGGCGAAGACGACCGCGAGGCAGCCGTGCGACGCCTGCGGGAGGCGTACGCGGAAGGACTCATCGCGCACGAGGTGCTGGACGGGCATCTTCACCGAGTGCTCAGCGCACGGACGCAGAGCGAACTCGCGTCCGTCGTGGTCTCGCTCCCGGCGGAGCAACCGGGGAGCACGGCCACGATCGCCGCCGCCGGGGGACGGATCAAGCGGCACGGTGCGTGGCGGGTGCCTCGTGTGCTCAAGGTCGAGTCGGCGTATGGAAGGGTGCGCCTGGACCTGTCCCGGGCGGTCATCGAGCACCCGGTCGTCGACATCGAGCTGCGACTGGGAACCGGCGGGGCCGGAATCACCGTGCCTCGTGACGCGGTGGTCGACGTCGAGGGCTTGAGCACGGGCTGGAAGGACCTGCGCTACAAGGTCCCGCGGCGTTCCCGCCCGGGCGGGCCGACGATCCGGATCTCCGGGGCCATGGGATACGGACGCTTGAAGATCCGCCACGCCCGGCGTTGA
- a CDS encoding NAD(P)-binding domain-containing protein has product MEKQNLPVVVVGAGPVGLAAAAHLVERGIEPLVLEAGASAATAVRDWAHVRLFSPWAEVTDPAAEKLLAPTGWLRPDGATYPTGGDWAERYLQPLADVLGDQVRYGATVTGVARAGRDRIVDSGREEQPFTVHIETADGGEERIAARAVIDASGTWSVPGPMGANGIPALGEKSASDHVAYRVPDLKDPAVRARYAGKRTAVVGSGASAFTALALLADLAGEEADTHAVWILRRGIGDATYGGGEADQLPARGALGLRARAAVEQGHASAVTGFRTEAVERDGDRLVLVAEDGRRLDAVDEVVVLTGFRPDLTFLSELRLGLDERLQAPTALAPLIDPNVHSCGTVYPHGVRELSHPEQDVYLVGMKSYGRAPTFLAMTGYEQVRSVTAALAGDHEAAERVELTLPETGVCGGAGLFDEPDAARSDEGGGCCAAPATLQIGIGTPASPGGC; this is encoded by the coding sequence ATGGAGAAGCAGAACCTGCCCGTCGTGGTCGTCGGAGCCGGCCCGGTCGGCCTGGCCGCCGCCGCACACCTCGTGGAGCGGGGCATCGAGCCGCTGGTGCTGGAGGCCGGAGCGTCGGCCGCGACGGCCGTACGGGACTGGGCGCACGTCCGGCTGTTCTCGCCCTGGGCCGAGGTCACCGACCCCGCCGCCGAGAAGCTGCTCGCCCCCACCGGCTGGCTCCGCCCCGACGGGGCGACGTACCCGACCGGCGGCGACTGGGCCGAGCGGTACCTCCAGCCGCTCGCCGACGTCCTCGGCGACCAGGTCCGCTACGGAGCCACCGTCACCGGCGTGGCCCGCGCCGGCCGGGACCGGATCGTCGACTCCGGCCGCGAGGAGCAGCCGTTCACCGTGCACATCGAGACGGCGGACGGCGGCGAGGAGCGGATCGCCGCCCGCGCCGTCATCGACGCCTCCGGAACCTGGTCCGTACCGGGCCCGATGGGTGCGAACGGCATCCCCGCCCTCGGTGAGAAGTCCGCCTCGGACCACGTCGCCTATCGCGTCCCCGACCTGAAGGACCCGGCCGTACGGGCCCGGTACGCCGGCAAGCGCACGGCGGTCGTCGGATCCGGCGCCTCCGCCTTCACCGCCCTCGCCCTCCTTGCCGACCTGGCCGGGGAAGAGGCGGACACGCACGCGGTCTGGATCCTGCGCCGGGGCATCGGCGACGCCACGTACGGCGGCGGCGAGGCCGACCAGCTCCCGGCCCGCGGCGCCCTCGGCCTGCGTGCCAGGGCGGCGGTGGAGCAGGGGCACGCGAGCGCCGTCACCGGGTTCCGTACGGAAGCGGTCGAGCGGGACGGCGACCGGCTGGTCCTGGTCGCCGAGGACGGCCGCCGCCTGGACGCGGTCGACGAGGTCGTCGTCCTGACCGGCTTCCGCCCCGACCTCACCTTCCTCTCCGAGCTCCGCCTCGGCCTCGACGAACGCCTCCAGGCCCCGACCGCGCTGGCCCCGCTGATCGACCCGAACGTCCACTCCTGCGGCACGGTCTACCCGCACGGCGTGCGGGAGCTGTCCCACCCGGAGCAGGACGTCTACCTGGTCGGCATGAAGTCCTACGGCCGAGCGCCGACCTTCCTCGCCATGACCGGCTACGAGCAGGTCCGCTCCGTCACCGCCGCCCTGGCCGGCGACCACGAGGCCGCCGAGCGTGTGGAGCTGACCCTGCCGGAGACCGGCGTGTGCGGCGGCGCGGGCCTGTTCGACGAGCCCGACGCCGCACGGAGCGACGAGGGCGGCGGCTGCTGCGCGGCCCCGGCCACGCTGCAGATCGGCATCGGCACCCCCGCCTCCCCCGGCGGCTGCTGA
- a CDS encoding ArsR/SmtB family transcription factor encodes MSNVKALPLLEPEAPDAAVVPCCPPLSERPLTAEEAERTARMFKALGDPVRLRLFSSVASHEGGEACVCDISDVGVSQPTVSHHLKKLKEAGLLTSERRGTWVYYRVEPSVLAAMGQLLTVR; translated from the coding sequence ATGTCGAACGTCAAGGCGCTGCCGCTCCTGGAACCCGAGGCCCCCGACGCCGCGGTGGTGCCGTGCTGCCCGCCGTTGAGCGAGCGCCCCCTCACCGCCGAGGAGGCCGAGCGGACGGCGCGCATGTTCAAGGCGCTCGGGGACCCGGTACGGCTGCGTCTCTTCTCATCCGTCGCCTCGCACGAGGGCGGCGAGGCCTGCGTGTGCGACATCTCCGACGTCGGCGTCTCCCAGCCGACCGTCTCCCACCACCTGAAGAAGCTCAAGGAAGCCGGCCTGCTGACCTCCGAGCGGCGCGGCACCTGGGTCTACTACCGGGTCGAGCCGTCGGTGCTGGCGGCGATGGGGCAACTGCTGACCGTCCGGTAG
- a CDS encoding EthD domain-containing protein: MLKLIFMINRAEGMSYERFVDHHRNRHAPLFTSIPEAERYVRKYAVSHPVPAENYPPRAYDGLTEIWFEDWADHDAFFASANYRTLVNPDEARFIDMGSVAVMVTEEKAVI, encoded by the coding sequence ATGCTGAAGCTCATCTTCATGATCAACCGCGCCGAGGGCATGTCCTACGAGCGTTTCGTCGACCACCACCGGAACCGGCACGCGCCGCTGTTCACCTCCATCCCGGAGGCGGAGCGCTACGTGCGCAAGTACGCCGTGTCGCACCCGGTCCCCGCCGAGAACTACCCGCCCCGGGCCTATGACGGCCTCACGGAGATCTGGTTCGAGGACTGGGCGGACCACGACGCCTTCTTCGCCTCCGCCAACTACCGGACGCTGGTCAACCCCGACGAAGCGCGCTTCATCGACATGGGCTCCGTGGCCGTGATGGTCACCGAGGAGAAGGCGGTCATCTGA
- a CDS encoding MerR family transcriptional regulator, with protein sequence MRIGELSARTGASRRSLRYYEEQGLLVSSRSPSGQRHYEEEHVQRVRLVQAFLAAGVSSGTLVEMVPCMSEPSEGRARQALEIMGRERARLSEDIDGLVAARDALDHLIEDNHAYLTRSADGEV encoded by the coding sequence ATGCGGATCGGTGAACTGTCCGCCCGGACGGGAGCCAGCCGCCGATCGCTGCGCTACTACGAGGAGCAGGGCCTGCTCGTCAGCTCCCGCTCGCCCAGCGGACAGCGTCACTACGAGGAGGAGCACGTCCAGCGGGTGCGCCTGGTGCAGGCGTTCCTGGCGGCGGGCGTGTCCAGCGGCACCCTCGTCGAGATGGTGCCCTGCATGTCCGAGCCGAGCGAGGGCAGGGCGCGGCAGGCACTGGAGATCATGGGCCGCGAGCGAGCCCGGCTGTCCGAGGACATCGACGGCCTCGTCGCCGCCAGAGACGCGCTGGACCACCTCATCGAGGACAACCACGCCTACCTGACACGGTCGGCGGACGGCGAGGTGTGA
- a CDS encoding PP2C family protein-serine/threonine phosphatase, whose amino-acid sequence MRGAGDQGENRGRGEVQGPLDEQARFAALLEDSAEDLYEHAPCGYLSTLPDGRIVRINTTLLDWLGYERGDLVGRRHFSDLLTVGGRLYHETHFAPLLRMQGEVKGIALDLKAADGSRLPVMVTSTVKNGDDGQPLLIRTTVLDARDRRAYERELLRARKEADLERDRLKDLNATLQKTLLPPELVNVPGLEVSAHYHVASADEVGGDFYDLFPLAAGTWGLFLGDVCGKGAAAAAVTSLARYTLRAAAVYDSDPAAVLANLNTVLNHEYNGTDPRFCTVVFGLLTPDEDRGGFHITLASGGHPPAILMRSDGTAVFLHTPGGQLIGVLADAHIATTSVHLAPGDTLLLHTDGLTEAHTAATGGERYGDDALLDFCHDLAPTTASGVIDAIRDLLDTFGAGVDDDTAVLAIHVLRPPSEERK is encoded by the coding sequence ATGCGCGGGGCCGGTGACCAGGGCGAGAACCGTGGACGCGGGGAGGTTCAGGGACCTCTCGACGAGCAGGCTCGGTTCGCTGCGCTGCTGGAGGACAGCGCCGAGGACCTGTACGAGCATGCGCCCTGCGGCTACCTTTCCACGCTGCCGGACGGACGGATCGTGAGGATCAACACCACTCTGCTGGACTGGCTGGGATACGAGCGCGGGGACCTGGTGGGACGCAGACACTTCTCCGACCTGCTGACCGTGGGCGGCCGGCTCTACCACGAAACGCACTTCGCCCCGCTCCTGCGCATGCAGGGCGAGGTCAAGGGCATCGCCCTCGACCTGAAGGCCGCGGACGGCTCCCGTCTGCCCGTGATGGTCACCTCAACGGTGAAAAACGGCGACGACGGGCAGCCACTGCTGATCCGCACCACCGTCCTCGACGCCCGCGATCGACGCGCCTACGAGAGGGAACTACTGCGCGCACGCAAGGAGGCCGACCTCGAACGGGACCGCCTCAAGGACCTGAACGCCACCCTGCAGAAGACCCTGCTGCCACCGGAGCTGGTGAACGTCCCCGGCCTGGAAGTCTCCGCGCACTACCACGTCGCGTCCGCCGACGAGGTCGGCGGCGACTTCTACGACCTCTTCCCCCTCGCGGCCGGCACCTGGGGGCTGTTCCTGGGCGACGTGTGCGGCAAGGGCGCCGCCGCGGCGGCCGTCACCTCCCTGGCCCGCTACACGCTGCGCGCCGCCGCCGTCTACGACTCCGACCCCGCCGCCGTACTCGCCAACCTCAACACCGTCCTCAACCACGAGTACAACGGCACCGACCCCCGCTTCTGCACCGTCGTCTTCGGCCTCCTCACCCCCGACGAAGACCGAGGCGGTTTCCACATCACCCTGGCCAGCGGTGGTCACCCCCCGGCCATACTGATGCGCTCCGACGGCACCGCCGTCTTCCTGCACACCCCCGGCGGTCAGCTCATCGGCGTGCTCGCCGACGCCCACATCGCCACCACCAGCGTCCACCTCGCGCCCGGTGACACCCTGCTCCTGCACACCGACGGCCTCACCGAGGCCCACACCGCGGCCACCGGTGGGGAACGCTACGGTGACGACGCCCTCCTCGACTTCTGCCACGACCTGGCCCCCACCACCGCCTCCGGGGTCATCGACGCGATCCGCGACCTGCTCGACACCTTCGGCGCCGGTGTGGACGACGACACCGCCGTCCTCGCCATCCACGTGCTCCGACCCCCAAGTGAAGAGCGGAAATGA
- the arsB gene encoding ACR3 family arsenite efflux transporter translates to MTRTEAPATTAEEPSVVAKLSTLDRFLAVWILIAMAVGLGLGRAVPGLDDALAKVEIGGISLPIAVGLLVMMYPVLAKVRYDKLDAVTGDRRLMASSLVINWIVGPAVMFALAWIFLPDLPEYRTGLIIVGLARCIAMVIIWNDLACGDREAAAVLVALNSVFQVLAFGLLGWFYLDLLPGWLGLGDGEHLDISIWKIALNVVIFLGVPLLAGFLTRRIGEKRLGRERYESRFLPKIGPWALYGLLFTIVILFALQGRTITSQPFDVARIALPLLVYFAVMWAGTFLLGKAIGLAYDRTATLAFTAAGNNFELAIAVAIATFGVTSGQALSGVVGPLIEVPVLIGLVYVSLAWRRKFTPSAPATEGRGH, encoded by the coding sequence GTGACCCGCACCGAAGCCCCCGCGACGACCGCGGAGGAGCCCTCCGTCGTCGCGAAACTGTCGACGCTCGACCGCTTCCTCGCCGTCTGGATCCTCATCGCCATGGCCGTCGGGCTCGGCCTGGGGCGGGCCGTCCCGGGCCTCGACGACGCCCTCGCCAAGGTCGAGATCGGCGGCATCTCCCTGCCGATCGCCGTCGGCCTGCTGGTGATGATGTATCCGGTCCTGGCCAAGGTCCGCTACGACAAGCTCGACGCCGTCACCGGCGACCGCAGGCTCATGGCCTCGTCGCTGGTGATCAACTGGATCGTCGGCCCGGCGGTGATGTTCGCGCTCGCGTGGATCTTCCTGCCCGACCTGCCCGAGTACCGCACCGGCCTGATCATCGTCGGCCTGGCCCGCTGCATCGCCATGGTCATCATCTGGAACGACCTCGCCTGCGGAGACCGCGAGGCCGCCGCCGTCCTGGTCGCGCTGAACTCGGTCTTCCAGGTGCTGGCGTTCGGCCTGCTCGGCTGGTTCTACCTCGACCTGCTGCCCGGCTGGCTCGGCCTGGGCGACGGCGAGCACCTGGACATCTCCATATGGAAGATCGCCCTGAACGTCGTCATCTTCCTCGGCGTCCCGCTGCTGGCCGGCTTCCTCACCCGTCGCATCGGCGAGAAGCGGCTCGGCCGCGAGAGGTACGAGTCCCGGTTCCTGCCGAAGATCGGGCCCTGGGCGCTCTACGGCCTCCTCTTCACGATCGTCATCCTCTTCGCCCTCCAGGGCAGGACCATCACCTCGCAGCCCTTCGACGTCGCCCGCATCGCACTGCCGCTGCTGGTGTACTTCGCCGTGATGTGGGCCGGGACCTTCCTGCTGGGCAAGGCGATCGGCCTCGCCTACGACCGCACGGCCACCCTCGCCTTCACCGCCGCCGGCAACAACTTCGAGCTGGCCATCGCCGTCGCCATCGCCACCTTCGGCGTCACCTCCGGCCAGGCCCTGTCCGGCGTCGTGGGACCGCTCATCGAGGTGCCCGTCCTGATCGGCCTGGTCTACGTGTCCCTGGCCTGGCGCAGGAAGTTCACCCCGTCCGCGCCGGCCACTGAGGGCAGGGGCCACTGA